Proteins from one Hemicordylus capensis ecotype Gifberg chromosome 7, rHemCap1.1.pri, whole genome shotgun sequence genomic window:
- the DLL3 gene encoding delta-like protein 3 isoform X1, whose protein sequence is MASPAPPLLLASGVVALLCCARLAEPAGVFELQVHSFTTSSPRSLCRGTHPCRLFFRVCLKHAQAVVSPEPPCTFGAALSDIVPADRSAAATSGPIRVPFHFKWPGTFSLIIESWRAESGEPSTEDAQKLISRLATRRRLAVGEDWSQDVQLGDQSELRYSYHVTCDEHYYGESCSDYCRPRDDTFGHYTCDELGSRICLVGWRGEYCSEPMCLPGCSNSHGYCEKPGECKCRIGWQGLFCTECVRYPGCLHGTCTQPWQCNCQEGWGGLFCNQDLNYCTNHRPCKNGATCTNTGQGSYTCSCRPGFAGTSCEIETNECDSNPCKNGGSCNDLENDYKCTCPQGFYGKNCEVSAMTCADGPCFNGGTCAEKRTGGYTCHCPVSYHGSNCEKKIDRCSNNPCLNSGHCLDLGRSVICKCRPGFAGSRCELNIDDCAGNPCANGGTCIDGPNSYTCSCTLGYGGQDCSTRMDACGSSPCLNSGTCYTHFSGHVCECSAGYMGSSCEFRVQVPTPMSSQRVAEGPVPVALAVSFALGLMTLVLAACAAVAVLRHMRQGRKAVKSSVRNDLAAINNLKERDGFLISPGRFKVSNKDARFSGDQFNCKRKLLDHSRESVCKKKLENKKSEPIRSLVPAGYPKEGTYHPIYIIPDQMEPQCIYATEV, encoded by the exons ATGGCTTCGCCggcgccgccgctgctgctcgcCTCCGGCGTCGTCGCGCTGCTCTGCTGCGCCCGCCTG GCCGAACCGGCAGGCGTCTTTGAACTCCAGGTGCACTCCTTCACCACAAGTAGCCCCCGAAGCCTGTGCCGCGGCAcccacccctgccgcctcttTTTCCGCGTCTGCCTCAAACATGCCCAGGCCGTGGTATCGCCAGAACCTCCCTGCACCTTTGGGGCAGCCCTGAGCGACATTGTCCCCGCGGACCgcagtgctgcagccaccagTGGGCCCATCCGGGTCCCCTTCCACTTCAAGTGGCCG GGCACCTTCTCCCTCATTATTGAATCTTGGAGAGCAGAATCAGGAGAACCATCCACAG AGGATGCTCAGAAGCTGATCAGTCGCTTGGCCACACGCCGCCGCTTGGCTGTGGGTGAAGATTGGTCTCAGGACGTGCAGCTGGGAGACCAAAGTGAGCTGCGTTACTCCTACCATGTCACCTGTGACGAACACTACTATGGGGAGAGCTGCTCAGATTACTGCCGGCCGCGGGATGACACCTTCGGACACTACACCTGTGACGAACTAGGCAGCCGGATCTGCCTGGTAGGGTGGCGGGGCGAGTACTGCTCCGAGC CAATGTGTCTGCCTGGCTGCAGCAACAGCCACGGCTACTGTGAGAAGCCCGGCGAGTGCAAGTGTCGGATTGGCTGGCAGGGGCTCTTCTGCACCGAGTGCGTCCGCTACCCAGGCTGCCTCCATGGCACCTGCACCCAGCCCTGGCAGTGCAACTGTCAGGAGGGCTGGGGTGGGCTCTTCTGCAACCAGGACCTCAACTACTGCACCAACCACCGCCCATGCAAGAATGGGGCCACCTGCACCAACACGGGCCAAGGGAGCTACACCTGCAGCTGCCGGCCTGGCTTCGCGGGGACAAGCTGTGAGATTGAGACCAACGAATGTGACAGCAACCCCTGCAAGAACGGAGGCAGCTGCAAT GACTTGGAGAACGACTACAAGTGCACGTGCCCTCAAGGCTTCTATGGCAAGAACTGTGAGGTCAGTGCCATGACCTGCGCTGACGGGCCTTGTTTCAATGGTGGGACCTGTGCAGAGAAACGCACAGGTGGCTACACTTGCCACTGCCCGGTGAGCTACCACGGCTCCAACTGTGAGAAAAAGATAGACCGTTGCAGTAATAACCCATGTCTGAACA GCGGCCACTGCCTGGACCTGGGCCGTAGTGTGATCTGCAAATGCCGGCCAGGGTTTGCCGGGTCCCGCTGTGAGCTGAACATAGACGATTGCGCAGGAAACCCGTGCGCCAACGGAGGCACCTGCATCGATGGCCCCAACAGCTACACCTGCTCCTGCACCCTGGGCTACGGAGGGCAGGACTGCAGCACCCGCATGGATGCCTGCGGCTCCAGCCCCTGCCTGAACAGCGGCACCTGCTACACGCACTTCTCGGGCCATGTTTGCGAGTGTTCGGCCGGCTACATGGGCTCCAGCTGTGAGTTCAGAGTTCAGGTTCCCACCCCCATGAGCAGCCAGCGGGTAGCCGAGGGCCCTGTCCCTGTGGCCCTGGCGGTTTCCTTTGCCCTGGGGCTCATGACGTTGGTGCTGGCAGCCTGCGCTGCCGTGGCTGTGCTTCGGCACATGAGGCAGGGCCGCAAGGCTGTGAAAAGCAGTGTCCGCAATGACCTGGCAGCCATCAACAACCTCAAGGAGAGGGACGGCTTCCTCATCTCCCCTGGGCGCTTCAAGGTCTCCAACAAAGACGCCCGATTCAGTGGGGATCAGTTCAATtgcaagaggaagctgctggATCACAGCCGTGAGTCTGTCTGCAAGAAGAAGCTGGAGAA TAAAAAATCGGAGCCCATCCGGTCCCTTGTTCCTGCTGGCTATCCCAAAGAAGGCACCTACCACCCCATCTACATCATCCCAGACCAGATGGAGCCACAGTGCATTTATGCAACCGAG
- the DLL3 gene encoding delta-like protein 3 isoform X2 — protein MLCEGRNAEPAGVFELQVHSFTTSSPRSLCRGTHPCRLFFRVCLKHAQAVVSPEPPCTFGAALSDIVPADRSAAATSGPIRVPFHFKWPGTFSLIIESWRAESGEPSTEDAQKLISRLATRRRLAVGEDWSQDVQLGDQSELRYSYHVTCDEHYYGESCSDYCRPRDDTFGHYTCDELGSRICLVGWRGEYCSEPMCLPGCSNSHGYCEKPGECKCRIGWQGLFCTECVRYPGCLHGTCTQPWQCNCQEGWGGLFCNQDLNYCTNHRPCKNGATCTNTGQGSYTCSCRPGFAGTSCEIETNECDSNPCKNGGSCNDLENDYKCTCPQGFYGKNCEVSAMTCADGPCFNGGTCAEKRTGGYTCHCPVSYHGSNCEKKIDRCSNNPCLNSGHCLDLGRSVICKCRPGFAGSRCELNIDDCAGNPCANGGTCIDGPNSYTCSCTLGYGGQDCSTRMDACGSSPCLNSGTCYTHFSGHVCECSAGYMGSSCEFRVQVPTPMSSQRVAEGPVPVALAVSFALGLMTLVLAACAAVAVLRHMRQGRKAVKSSVRNDLAAINNLKERDGFLISPGRFKVSNKDARFSGDQFNCKRKLLDHSRESVCKKKLENKKSEPIRSLVPAGYPKEGTYHPIYIIPDQMEPQCIYATEV, from the exons ATGCTTTGTGAGGGGAGAAAT GCCGAACCGGCAGGCGTCTTTGAACTCCAGGTGCACTCCTTCACCACAAGTAGCCCCCGAAGCCTGTGCCGCGGCAcccacccctgccgcctcttTTTCCGCGTCTGCCTCAAACATGCCCAGGCCGTGGTATCGCCAGAACCTCCCTGCACCTTTGGGGCAGCCCTGAGCGACATTGTCCCCGCGGACCgcagtgctgcagccaccagTGGGCCCATCCGGGTCCCCTTCCACTTCAAGTGGCCG GGCACCTTCTCCCTCATTATTGAATCTTGGAGAGCAGAATCAGGAGAACCATCCACAG AGGATGCTCAGAAGCTGATCAGTCGCTTGGCCACACGCCGCCGCTTGGCTGTGGGTGAAGATTGGTCTCAGGACGTGCAGCTGGGAGACCAAAGTGAGCTGCGTTACTCCTACCATGTCACCTGTGACGAACACTACTATGGGGAGAGCTGCTCAGATTACTGCCGGCCGCGGGATGACACCTTCGGACACTACACCTGTGACGAACTAGGCAGCCGGATCTGCCTGGTAGGGTGGCGGGGCGAGTACTGCTCCGAGC CAATGTGTCTGCCTGGCTGCAGCAACAGCCACGGCTACTGTGAGAAGCCCGGCGAGTGCAAGTGTCGGATTGGCTGGCAGGGGCTCTTCTGCACCGAGTGCGTCCGCTACCCAGGCTGCCTCCATGGCACCTGCACCCAGCCCTGGCAGTGCAACTGTCAGGAGGGCTGGGGTGGGCTCTTCTGCAACCAGGACCTCAACTACTGCACCAACCACCGCCCATGCAAGAATGGGGCCACCTGCACCAACACGGGCCAAGGGAGCTACACCTGCAGCTGCCGGCCTGGCTTCGCGGGGACAAGCTGTGAGATTGAGACCAACGAATGTGACAGCAACCCCTGCAAGAACGGAGGCAGCTGCAAT GACTTGGAGAACGACTACAAGTGCACGTGCCCTCAAGGCTTCTATGGCAAGAACTGTGAGGTCAGTGCCATGACCTGCGCTGACGGGCCTTGTTTCAATGGTGGGACCTGTGCAGAGAAACGCACAGGTGGCTACACTTGCCACTGCCCGGTGAGCTACCACGGCTCCAACTGTGAGAAAAAGATAGACCGTTGCAGTAATAACCCATGTCTGAACA GCGGCCACTGCCTGGACCTGGGCCGTAGTGTGATCTGCAAATGCCGGCCAGGGTTTGCCGGGTCCCGCTGTGAGCTGAACATAGACGATTGCGCAGGAAACCCGTGCGCCAACGGAGGCACCTGCATCGATGGCCCCAACAGCTACACCTGCTCCTGCACCCTGGGCTACGGAGGGCAGGACTGCAGCACCCGCATGGATGCCTGCGGCTCCAGCCCCTGCCTGAACAGCGGCACCTGCTACACGCACTTCTCGGGCCATGTTTGCGAGTGTTCGGCCGGCTACATGGGCTCCAGCTGTGAGTTCAGAGTTCAGGTTCCCACCCCCATGAGCAGCCAGCGGGTAGCCGAGGGCCCTGTCCCTGTGGCCCTGGCGGTTTCCTTTGCCCTGGGGCTCATGACGTTGGTGCTGGCAGCCTGCGCTGCCGTGGCTGTGCTTCGGCACATGAGGCAGGGCCGCAAGGCTGTGAAAAGCAGTGTCCGCAATGACCTGGCAGCCATCAACAACCTCAAGGAGAGGGACGGCTTCCTCATCTCCCCTGGGCGCTTCAAGGTCTCCAACAAAGACGCCCGATTCAGTGGGGATCAGTTCAATtgcaagaggaagctgctggATCACAGCCGTGAGTCTGTCTGCAAGAAGAAGCTGGAGAA TAAAAAATCGGAGCCCATCCGGTCCCTTGTTCCTGCTGGCTATCCCAAAGAAGGCACCTACCACCCCATCTACATCATCCCAGACCAGATGGAGCCACAGTGCATTTATGCAACCGAG
- the DLL3 gene encoding delta-like protein 3 isoform X3: MRAHISSKTVPANLRGTFSLIIESWRAESGEPSTEDAQKLISRLATRRRLAVGEDWSQDVQLGDQSELRYSYHVTCDEHYYGESCSDYCRPRDDTFGHYTCDELGSRICLVGWRGEYCSEPMCLPGCSNSHGYCEKPGECKCRIGWQGLFCTECVRYPGCLHGTCTQPWQCNCQEGWGGLFCNQDLNYCTNHRPCKNGATCTNTGQGSYTCSCRPGFAGTSCEIETNECDSNPCKNGGSCNDLENDYKCTCPQGFYGKNCEVSAMTCADGPCFNGGTCAEKRTGGYTCHCPVSYHGSNCEKKIDRCSNNPCLNSGHCLDLGRSVICKCRPGFAGSRCELNIDDCAGNPCANGGTCIDGPNSYTCSCTLGYGGQDCSTRMDACGSSPCLNSGTCYTHFSGHVCECSAGYMGSSCEFRVQVPTPMSSQRVAEGPVPVALAVSFALGLMTLVLAACAAVAVLRHMRQGRKAVKSSVRNDLAAINNLKERDGFLISPGRFKVSNKDARFSGDQFNCKRKLLDHSRESVCKKKLENKKSEPIRSLVPAGYPKEGTYHPIYIIPDQMEPQCIYATEV; encoded by the exons ATGAGGGCACACATCTCTTCTAAGACCGTCCCTGCTAacctgagg GGCACCTTCTCCCTCATTATTGAATCTTGGAGAGCAGAATCAGGAGAACCATCCACAG AGGATGCTCAGAAGCTGATCAGTCGCTTGGCCACACGCCGCCGCTTGGCTGTGGGTGAAGATTGGTCTCAGGACGTGCAGCTGGGAGACCAAAGTGAGCTGCGTTACTCCTACCATGTCACCTGTGACGAACACTACTATGGGGAGAGCTGCTCAGATTACTGCCGGCCGCGGGATGACACCTTCGGACACTACACCTGTGACGAACTAGGCAGCCGGATCTGCCTGGTAGGGTGGCGGGGCGAGTACTGCTCCGAGC CAATGTGTCTGCCTGGCTGCAGCAACAGCCACGGCTACTGTGAGAAGCCCGGCGAGTGCAAGTGTCGGATTGGCTGGCAGGGGCTCTTCTGCACCGAGTGCGTCCGCTACCCAGGCTGCCTCCATGGCACCTGCACCCAGCCCTGGCAGTGCAACTGTCAGGAGGGCTGGGGTGGGCTCTTCTGCAACCAGGACCTCAACTACTGCACCAACCACCGCCCATGCAAGAATGGGGCCACCTGCACCAACACGGGCCAAGGGAGCTACACCTGCAGCTGCCGGCCTGGCTTCGCGGGGACAAGCTGTGAGATTGAGACCAACGAATGTGACAGCAACCCCTGCAAGAACGGAGGCAGCTGCAAT GACTTGGAGAACGACTACAAGTGCACGTGCCCTCAAGGCTTCTATGGCAAGAACTGTGAGGTCAGTGCCATGACCTGCGCTGACGGGCCTTGTTTCAATGGTGGGACCTGTGCAGAGAAACGCACAGGTGGCTACACTTGCCACTGCCCGGTGAGCTACCACGGCTCCAACTGTGAGAAAAAGATAGACCGTTGCAGTAATAACCCATGTCTGAACA GCGGCCACTGCCTGGACCTGGGCCGTAGTGTGATCTGCAAATGCCGGCCAGGGTTTGCCGGGTCCCGCTGTGAGCTGAACATAGACGATTGCGCAGGAAACCCGTGCGCCAACGGAGGCACCTGCATCGATGGCCCCAACAGCTACACCTGCTCCTGCACCCTGGGCTACGGAGGGCAGGACTGCAGCACCCGCATGGATGCCTGCGGCTCCAGCCCCTGCCTGAACAGCGGCACCTGCTACACGCACTTCTCGGGCCATGTTTGCGAGTGTTCGGCCGGCTACATGGGCTCCAGCTGTGAGTTCAGAGTTCAGGTTCCCACCCCCATGAGCAGCCAGCGGGTAGCCGAGGGCCCTGTCCCTGTGGCCCTGGCGGTTTCCTTTGCCCTGGGGCTCATGACGTTGGTGCTGGCAGCCTGCGCTGCCGTGGCTGTGCTTCGGCACATGAGGCAGGGCCGCAAGGCTGTGAAAAGCAGTGTCCGCAATGACCTGGCAGCCATCAACAACCTCAAGGAGAGGGACGGCTTCCTCATCTCCCCTGGGCGCTTCAAGGTCTCCAACAAAGACGCCCGATTCAGTGGGGATCAGTTCAATtgcaagaggaagctgctggATCACAGCCGTGAGTCTGTCTGCAAGAAGAAGCTGGAGAA TAAAAAATCGGAGCCCATCCGGTCCCTTGTTCCTGCTGGCTATCCCAAAGAAGGCACCTACCACCCCATCTACATCATCCCAGACCAGATGGAGCCACAGTGCATTTATGCAACCGAG